The Raphanus sativus cultivar WK10039 chromosome 2, ASM80110v3, whole genome shotgun sequence genome includes a region encoding these proteins:
- the LOC108843395 gene encoding uncharacterized protein LOC108843395, protein MAPATPRVVVKVDLKKKPWEQNQPLHNRWHPEIQPVGEVKAGEFFRVEMVDWTGGAIKDDSSAEDIKSLDLSTVHYLSGPIKVVDEDGVAAKPGDLLVVEICNLGPLPGDEWGFTASFDRENGGGFLTDHFPCATKAIWYFEGIYAYSPQIPGVRFPGLTHPGIIGTAPSKELLRIWNERERQLEESGLSSLTLCEVVHQRPLANLPLAKGCLLGNMEEGTEEWERIAKEAARTIPGRENGGNCDIKNLSRGSKIYLPVFVEGANLSTGDMHFSQGDGEISFCGAIEMSGFLELKCEIIRNGMKEYLTPMGPTPLHVNPIFEIGPVEPRFSEWLVFEGISVDESGRQHYLDATVAYKRAVLNAIDYLFKFGYSKEQVYLLLSCCPCEGRISGIVDSPNAVATLAIPTSIFDQDIRPKTRKVPAGPRIVRKPDVMKSTYDGTLATTRNPSSSSGEGPSRSG, encoded by the exons ATGGCTCCAGCAACTCCGAGGGTGGTGGTGAAAGTGGAtttgaagaagaagccatgggAGCAGAATCAGCCTCTGCATAACAGGTGGCATCCTGAGATACAACCAGTTGGTGAGGTAAAGGCTGGTGAGTTCTTTAGGGTGGAAATGGTTGACTGGACGGGAGGTGCAATCAAAGATGATAGCTCTGCTGAGGATATCAAGAGCCTAGACCTCTCTACT GTTCATTACCTGAGTGGACCAATCAAAGTTGTGGATGAGGATGGTGTTGCAGCCAAGCCAGGTGATCTTCTTGTTGTTGAGATATGCAACTTAGGTCCTTTACCTGGAGATGAATGGGGCTTCACAGCCTCGTTTGATAGAGAGAACGGTGGCGGTTTCTTGACTGATCATTTCCCATGTGCCACCAAAGCTATTTGGTACTTTGAAGGGATCTATGCCTACTCTCCTCAAATTCCTG GAGTAAGATTCCCAGGTTTGACACACCCAGGAATCATTGGGACTGCACCATCAAAAGAACTTTTGAGAATATGGAATGAAAGGGAAAGGCAACTAGAAGAAAGTGGTCTCAGTTCCCTAACACTGTGTGAGGTTGTGCATCAGAGGCCACTGGCAAACCTACCACTAGCTAAAGGATGCCTCCTAGGGAAT ATGGAAGAGGGAACAGAGGAATGGGAAAGGATAGCAAAGGAGGCAGCAAGAACAATCCCAGGTAGAGAAAACGGAGGAAACTGTGACATTAAAAACCTAAGCAGAGGCTCTAAAATATATCTTCCAGTGTTTGTGGAAGGTGCTAACTTAAGCACCGGTGACATGCATTTCTCTCAAGGTGATGGTGAGATCTCTTTCTGCGGAGCCATTGAGATGAGTGGCTTCCTAGAACTCaa GTGTGAAATCATAAGAAACGGAATGAAGGAGTACCTTACACCAATGGGACCAACCCCTCTCCATGTGAACCCGATATTCGAGATAGGTCCTGTGGAACCGAGATTCTCAGAGTGGCTCGTCTTCGAAGGTATCAGTGTAGATGAGAGTGGGAGACAGCATTACCTTGACGCAACAGTAGCTTACAAAAGAGCGGTTCTCAATGCCATAGACTACCTATTCAAGTTTGGTTACTCGAAAGAACAGGTATACCTGTTACTCTCATGTTGTCCATGCGAAGGGAGGATATCTGGGATAGTAGATTCTCCAAACGCAGTTGCTACACTTGCAATACCAACTTCCATCTTCGACCAG GATATACGGCCAAAGACTCGAAAGGTTCCAGCAGGACCTCGGATAGTGAGGAAACCAGACGTTATGAAGAGCACATATGATGGAACACTTGCAACTACAAGGAATCCAAGTTCTTCATCAGGAGAAGGGCCTTCAAGGAGTGGGTAA